From one Sus scrofa isolate TJ Tabasco breed Duroc chromosome 9, Sscrofa11.1, whole genome shotgun sequence genomic stretch:
- the LOC110255378 gene encoding olfactory receptor 52K2-like, translating into MLGYNRTHFQLTTFLLLGIPGLEAAHIWISIPFCLVYLLSLMGNVALLLIVKTDHKLHEPMYLFLCMLSVADLMLTSATLPKILSLFWFNDREIYFEACLTQMYFIHSLSTMESGFILAMAFDRYVAICHPLRHSAILTPAVLIGLGLFIVFRGAVLLSPHPFLLRWLSYCKTNVISHTYCEFMALIKLVCTETKVRRAYSLIVAFLTGGLDFILIICSYVLILLTVFNLPSKAARLKTLSTCVSHVWVILVFYTPAFFSFLTHRFGHHIAPHIHIFIANIYLLIPPMMNPIIYGVKTKRIRERVFKFITMKGA; encoded by the coding sequence ATGCTGGGCTACAACAGGACCCATTTCCAGCTTACCACCTTCCTACTGCTTGGCATTCCAGGATTGGAGGCTGCCCACATATGGATTTCCATTCCTTTCTGTCTGGTCTACCTGCTGTCACTGATGGGAAATGTTGCCCTTTTATTGATTGTCAAGACAGATCACAAACTGCATGAACCCATGTACCTCTTTCTATGCATGCTTTCAGTTGCCGATTTGATGCTTACTTCTGCCACACTTCCCAAGATACTCAGTCTCTTCTGGTTCAATGACAGAGAGATCTACTTTGAAGCCTGCCTTACTCAAATGtattttatccattctctatCTACTATGGAGTCTGGATTTATCTTGGCCATGGCTTTTGACCGCTATGTAGCCATCTGCCACCCACTGAGACATTCCGCTATCTTAACACCTGCTGTCCTTATAGGCTTGGGGTTGTTCATCGTCTTCAGAGGCGCTGTTCTTCTCAGTCCACATCCCTTCCTACTGAGGTGGCTTTCCTACTGCAAAACTAATGTCATCTCCCACACTTACTGCGAGTTTATGGCCCTGATAAAGCTGGTTTGCACTGAGACCAAGGTTCGTAGAGCCTACAGCCTCATTGTGGCATTCTTGACCGGGGGACTGGACTTCATACTGATCATCTGTTCCTATGTCCTTATTCTTCTCACTGTTTTCAATCTCCCATCCAAAGCTGCCCGTCTCAAGACCTTAAGTACCTGTGTCTCCCATGTATGGGTCATCTTGGTGTTTTATACCccagcttttttctcttttctcacgCATAGGTTTGGTCACCACATCGCTCCGCATATCCACATTTTTATAGCCAATATATACCTTCTCATTCCACCGATGATGAACCCTATTATTTATGGTGTCAAAACCAAAAGAATCAGGGAGAGAGTCTTTAAATTTATAACAATGAAAGGTGCTTGA